The Terriglobales bacterium genomic interval GACCCGACGATGGGCGAGTCGCACAGCCGCGAGGACATCGCGCGCGTGGCCGGGCTCGAGGTGCAGGATCTGTCCGCGGACCTACCCATCCAGACGGTCTCCACCGGGCTGGCCTTCGCCATCGTGCCGGTTAAGACGCGGAAGACTTTGGAGAAGCTGGCGCTCGACTGGAAGCGAGTGGCGGAATACACGGCACGCACGGAGGCGAAATTCCTGTACTTCGTGACGCGGGAGTGCGTGGACCGGGAGGCGCGGATGCACGCGCGCATGATCTTCTACAACGGCGAGGATCCGGCGACGGGGTCGGCGGCGGGCTGCGCGGCGGCCTGGATGGTGGAGCACGGAGTGGCCAAAGCGGACGAGCGGGTGCTGATCGAGCAGGGGCTGGAGGCGCTGCGGCCCAGTCGCATCTTCGTGCGCGCGGGAAAAGAGGGTGCCCGTGTGGTCAATGTCCGGGTGGGCGGGCACGCGGTCGAGGTGATGCGGGGCGAACTCTTTCTCTGAGCGGCCGAGGAAGCGCGGCCCGAACCACGCACATCCGGCGGAAAAATTCAAGCTGAGGATTCCGGCATTATCTTCGGCGTTACTTACGTGGCGGAGGCGCCCCAGTTAGGATGCGGGCGTTTTGGATTCCAACCCCGAGTTGCCATGAGAGCCAAGAAAACCATCCTGTGCGTGGACGATAACGAGCAGGCGCTTTCCATCCGCAAGGTGGTGCTGGAGACGCGCGGCTACCGGGTGATCGCGTGCGGCAGCGGGAGGAGCGCGCTGGAAGCCTTCGAGAAGGGCGGCGTGGACCTGGTGCTGACCGATTGGACCATGCCGGAGATGGACGGCGCCGAACTGGTGGATCGCATCAAGGCCCGCTCGCCACAGACCCCGGCCATCCTATTCTCGGGGCGGGTGAAGGTGTACGAGAAGGAGACGCGAGCCGACGTTTTCCTCTCCAAGGGGATGTACGGAGCTTCAGAGCTGCTGGAACGAATCCGGCAACTGTTGGTGCGCAAGCGCGGCCCCAAACGCGCGACACCCGAGACGACGAGCCACTCCGCGCGCGCCGCGTCCTAAGCACGTCTTCCAGGCAGGCTGCCCGCCATGCCGCACGACCGCTTTCGTGTAAACTCAGAAATCGCGATGAGCGCCATCATTCAGGGCGAGAACGTGACCAAGGTGTACCGTGTGGGCCGGGTGGACGTCCCGGCGCTGCGGGGCATCAGCCTGAAGGTGGAGAAGGGCGAGTTTGTCAGCATCGTAGGGCCCTCGGGGAGCGGGAAATCCACGCTGTTTTATATCCTGGGCGGGCTGACGCAGGCCACTTCCGGCCGGGTGGTGATCGACGATCTGGAGTTCTCCAAGCTTTCGGACGCCGAACGCACGCGGATGCGCAAGCGCAGGATCGGGTTCGTGTTCCAGAGGTTCAACCTGCTGCCGACGCTGGATGCGCAGGCCAACATAGACATCGCCGGCGACATCGCGGGGGTGAACGGCTCGACCGATCCTGGCTATTTCGAAAAAATCGTAGGCCTGCTGGGGATCAGCGACCGGCTGCAACACCGGCCGTCAGAGCTCTCGGGCGGGGAGCAGCAGCGAGTGGCGCTGGCGCGGGCGCTGATCAACCGGCCGGCCATCGTGCTGGCCGACGAGCCCACCGGGAACCTGGACTCGCGCAACTCCGACACCGTGCTGAACATGCTGCGGCAGTCGAACCAGGAGCTGGGACAGACGGTGCTGATGATCACCCACAACCCGGAAGCGGCGACCGTCGGCGACCGCATCATCCACATGCGCGACGGGCAAATCGTTTCCCCCGACGAAGATCCGCAGTGGACGCACCACTGAAAGGCGGCCAGTAGTCATTAGCCAGCGGGTGGTGCTACTCTTGCAACATTTTTGAGACGGTTCGAGATGTCCTCCTCAGCGCCCACATCGTCGTTCAGCACGCCGCCGCAGGGGCGGAGTTCGTCGCTGCCTCTCCTGGTGTTCGTGGACGGGGTGGCGCAGCGGAATATCCCGCTGGAGCGCACGCCGTTCAGCGTGGGCCGGAAGAGCGGCAAAGACCTGGTGGTGGGCGACGCGCGCGTCTCCCGTGACCACGCCCAGATCATCTCCGAGGGCGCCGACTTCTACCTGGTGGACCAGGGGAGCAAGCACGGCACCTTCGTCAACGGGGCGCGGGTGGAGCGGAAAAAGCTGGAGCGCAACGACCGCATCGAGTTCGGGATGCGGGATGGAGCCTACCTGCTGTTCAATCCGGTGAGCCAGCAGTCCACGCCGGCGCGCGAGTTCCTGAGCCAGATCCACGGCATGGAGGTGAAAAGCGGGGCCTCCGACCTGGAGAAGCTCACCCTGTTCCTGGAAGCCGCGCGCAAACTCAACACCACCAGCGTGCTGGACGAGGTGCTGGTCACGCTGATCGAGGCCACGCTGCGGCTGACGGGGGCGGATCGCGGCTACGTCTTCCTGCGCGGGCTGGACGGCAACCTGAAGCTGGCGGCGGGGCGGACGCAGAAGGGCGAGCCACTGGCGGACGATACGACCGTCTCCCACTCCATCATCGAGGAGGCGGCGCGGTCGGCTTCTGAGTTCATGGTGACCGACACCATGAACGTGGAGGGCCTGGCGGGACGGCAGAGCATCGTGGCCAACGAGCTGCGCACCGTCATCTGCATTCCGCTGCGGAGAACCATGTTGCAGGAGAAGGCGACGGAGAGCGGCGTGCCGCCGATGACCAGCGGGGTGCTGTATCTGGACAGCCGCTTCGCGTCGGGGAAGATTTCCAGCGTGAGCACCGAGATTCTGGGCGCGATTGCGACAGAAGCCGCGGCGCTGGTGGAGAACGCCAACCTGGCGCAAGCGGAAGAATCCGCCAAGTTGTATCAGCAGCAGATGACTATCGCCGCATCCATCCAGCAGCGGCTGATGGCGGTGACCATCCCCGACGTGCCTTACGCCCGGTTGCGCGCCAAGAATCTTGCCTGCCGCGATGTCGGCGGCGACTTCTTCGACGTGGTCACCACGCCCGAGGGGATGGGGGTAGTGATTACCGACGTTTCCGGCAAGGGGATCCCGGCGGCCATCCTGGCGTCCACGCTGCAAGGCATGATCTATTCACAGCTGGTGGCCCATGTGCCGCTGGCCGAGATCGTCTTCTCCACCAACCGCTTCCTTTGCCAGAAGGGCCTGGGCGAGAAGTACGCCACCATGGTGCTGGTGCGGCTGAGCCCGGCGGGAGAGCTGGAGTACGTGAACTGCGGGCACGTGCCTCCGGTGCTGGTGGCGGGGGGAAAGGCGGAGCGCATTTGCAACCTGAACCTACCCATCGGGCTGCTGCCGGAGGCCACCTACGAGAGTGAGAAGCGCACCCTCAACAAGGGCGATCGCCTGGTGCTGGTGACCGACGGAGTCACGGAAGCGGAGGATGCCACCGGCGAGTTCTTCGGCGACGAGCGGCTGGAGGCGGCGGCCAATTCCGCGGAGCCCTTCGACCAGATCCTGGCGGCCGTCGAGAGCTACTGCGGCGATACGCCCTTGACCGACGACTGCACGGTGGTGGAGCTCACCTACAGCGGCTGAGTCGCCAGCTCCGACACAACAAGACGAGACCCATGGAAGACC includes:
- a CDS encoding PhzF family phenazine biosynthesis protein; this translates as MSNERSAKDGGGEGRRYSYVQLDVFTERPLEGNALAVFTDARGMSDAEMQAVARETHLSETTFVLPRDPAVEREHGVRVRIFTTEEELPFAGHPTLGTAFALRGPDRRPGAGGATRAGSGPSEIVLELEVGRIPVEFTAESGGQVFGEMRQVDPTMGESHSREDIARVAGLEVQDLSADLPIQTVSTGLAFAIVPVKTRKTLEKLALDWKRVAEYTARTEAKFLYFVTRECVDREARMHARMIFYNGEDPATGSAAGCAAAWMVEHGVAKADERVLIEQGLEALRPSRIFVRAGKEGARVVNVRVGGHAVEVMRGELFL
- a CDS encoding response regulator, giving the protein MRAKKTILCVDDNEQALSIRKVVLETRGYRVIACGSGRSALEAFEKGGVDLVLTDWTMPEMDGAELVDRIKARSPQTPAILFSGRVKVYEKETRADVFLSKGMYGASELLERIRQLLVRKRGPKRATPETTSHSARAAS
- a CDS encoding ABC transporter ATP-binding protein, which encodes MSAIIQGENVTKVYRVGRVDVPALRGISLKVEKGEFVSIVGPSGSGKSTLFYILGGLTQATSGRVVIDDLEFSKLSDAERTRMRKRRIGFVFQRFNLLPTLDAQANIDIAGDIAGVNGSTDPGYFEKIVGLLGISDRLQHRPSELSGGEQQRVALARALINRPAIVLADEPTGNLDSRNSDTVLNMLRQSNQELGQTVLMITHNPEAATVGDRIIHMRDGQIVSPDEDPQWTHH
- a CDS encoding SpoIIE family protein phosphatase; this translates as MSSSAPTSSFSTPPQGRSSSLPLLVFVDGVAQRNIPLERTPFSVGRKSGKDLVVGDARVSRDHAQIISEGADFYLVDQGSKHGTFVNGARVERKKLERNDRIEFGMRDGAYLLFNPVSQQSTPAREFLSQIHGMEVKSGASDLEKLTLFLEAARKLNTTSVLDEVLVTLIEATLRLTGADRGYVFLRGLDGNLKLAAGRTQKGEPLADDTTVSHSIIEEAARSASEFMVTDTMNVEGLAGRQSIVANELRTVICIPLRRTMLQEKATESGVPPMTSGVLYLDSRFASGKISSVSTEILGAIATEAAALVENANLAQAEESAKLYQQQMTIAASIQQRLMAVTIPDVPYARLRAKNLACRDVGGDFFDVVTTPEGMGVVITDVSGKGIPAAILASTLQGMIYSQLVAHVPLAEIVFSTNRFLCQKGLGEKYATMVLVRLSPAGELEYVNCGHVPPVLVAGGKAERICNLNLPIGLLPEATYESEKRTLNKGDRLVLVTDGVTEAEDATGEFFGDERLEAAANSAEPFDQILAAVESYCGDTPLTDDCTVVELTYSG